The DNA region TGATGGAGTCGATCGTCGGCTTCATCCGCGACTACGTCGTGATCGAGGTGATCGGCCCGGCAGGTCTGCGCTTCGTTCCGTTCCTGACCACGCTGTTCGCGTTCATCTTCCTGGGCAACCTCTTCGAGGTCACCCCTCTGATCAACTTCCCCATCACGTCACGGATGGCCCTCCCCGCGTTCCTCGCGTTGGTCACGTGGACGATCTTCGTCCTGGTGGGCATCAAGGAGCAGGGTGGGCGGCAGTACATGCGCAGCGTCGCGCTCCCACCCGGTGTCCCCAGTTGGGTGATGCCGCTCGTGATCCCGATCGAGGTGCTGTCGACCTTCGTGGTCCGCCCACTCACCCTGTCCATCCGTCTGTTCGCCAACATGCTGGCCGGCCACATCATCCTGACGATCATCTTCATCGGTGCGAACGCGTTCTTCTTCGACATCCACAGCCTGACCTTCAACATGAAGGGGTCGATCATCGGCGTCCTGCTGGGCTTCATGGCGGGACCGACCATGATCGGCTTCGAGATCGCGATCAGCGCGCTCCAGGCCTACATCTTCACCATCCTGACCGCCGTGTACATCAGCAGCTCCATGAACCCCGAGCACTAACGACTGCCCGAAGCCCGCCCGGTGACCGCCGGCGGTCCGCGACCGCGCCCCGCTGGGCGTCGCGAGAAGGAGACGGAACCACATGGAGATAATCCTCGCTCAAGCCGGAGGCGTGAGTTCGATCGGCAAGGGCTTGGTGTACGGGCTCGCGGCGATCGGGCCGGGCCTGGGCATCGGCTACCTGGTGGGTAAGGCGGTCGAGGCGATGGCCCGCCAGCCCGAAGCAGCCGGCATGGTCCGAACGACCATGTTCATCGGGATCGCGTTCGTCGAGGCGCTCGCGCTGTTCGGCTTCGTGCTGTTCTTCCTGACCTGACGAACGGAGACTGCGATGATCGACGTCATGCAGCTCGCTGGTGCGGGCGGCGGGGGCATCCCGACCGTGTTGCCGGCGCCGGCGGAGCTGTTCTGGGGCGCGGTCGCGTTCGGGATCTTCTACTGGGTGATGCAGAAGATCGCGTTCCCCCGGATCAACCAGGTCCTCGAGGAGCGGGCCGCCAGCATCCAGGGCCGCCAGGAACAGGCGCAGGAGACGCTGAACGAGGCCCAGCGCATCCGCGACGAGTACCAGGAGCAGCTGTCCGACGCCCGCGGCGAAGCCAACCGCATCATCGAGGAGGCACGCGAGACCGCCGAGGCGCTCCGCCGCGACATCGTCGCCAAGGCCGACTCGGAGGCGGAGTCGATCGTGGAGCGGGCACAGGCTGAGGTCCGCGCAGAACGCGAGCGCGCGGTGCAGCAGCTGCGGTCGGAGGTGGGACGCCTGTCGATCCAGCTCGCCGAGAAGATCGTGCACAAGGAGCTCGACCAGCAAGCGCACCAGGGCCTCGTCGACCGCTACATCGAGCAGCTCGCCGGTTCCGGCAACGGCGAGGTCGGGACCGCTCCGGCCGGGACGTCTGCCGGTGAGGGTGAGTGACGTTGGTGAGCGACGCCGACACCGACCGTGTGAGCCGCTACGCCGAAGCGATCCTGCAGGTCGCCCGCGGGGAGGGCGCGCTCGACGCCGTCGACGATGAGCTGCTGCGGATCGCCCGCGCCATCCGTGACAACCGGGAGCTCCACGACGCGCTCACCGACCAGCAGCTGCCGGCGGGGCGCCGTCTCGAGGTGATCGACCGGATCCTACAGGCCGCGCACCCCGCCACGCGGACGGCGATGGCGCTCCTCGTGACCGCCGGCCGGGTCCGCGACCTCGGTGAGATCGCCCGCCGTGTCGCCGAGCGTGCCGCCGCAGAGCGACAACGCGAGCTCGCCGAGGTCTACGTCGCCGTGCCCCTCGACCAGGACCGGCGCGACCGGCTACGCCAGGCGCTCGAGGGCATCACCGGCAAGGACCTCGAGCTCAAGGTGTTCGTCGACCCTGCGGTGGTCGGCGGCGTGCGCGCGACCATCGGCGACACCGTGATCGACGGGTCGGTCGCACGTCGACTCGATGAGGTTCGCGGGCGGCTGAGCGGATGACCACGGACCGGTGACGGTCCTGGCCGTCAGCGGGTACCGTTCGACCCAGCGCGCCGGGCCGTCTGCCTGGCGTCCAGCGACAAGGAGCACACGGCATGGCTGAGCTGACGATCCGACCAGAGGACGTGTCCTCGGCGCTCCGCTCGCTCGTCGAGGACTTCGAGGCCGACGTCGAGCAGGAGCAGGTCGGGCGTGTCATCGAGAGCGGCGACGGCATCGCTGAGATCACCGGCCTGCCGGGGACGCTGGCGAGCGAACTCCTCGATTTCGGTGGTGGCCTGTTCGGGCTGGCCATGAACCTCGAGGAGGACACCATCGGCGCGGTGATCATGGGTGATTGGTCGAGCGTCGAAGAAGGCGACACGGTCAAGCGCACCGGTCGGGTGCTGTCGATCCCGGTCGGCGATGCGCTGCTGGGCCGGGTCATCGACCCGTTGGGGCGGCCGGTCGACGGCAAAGGCCCGCTCGACGACTCGCGCATCGAGGGGCGCCGCAACCTGGAGGTGCAGGCGCCCGGGGTCGTCGAACGCCAGCCGGTCACCGAACCCCTGCAGACGGGGATCAAGGCCATCGACGTGATGATCCCGATCGGCCGTGGCCAGCGCGAGCTGATCATCGGCGACCGCCAGACCGGCAAGACCGCGCTCGCGGTCGACGCGATCATCAACCAGCGCCAGTTCTGGGGGACCGAACGGGCCGTGAAGTGCATCTACGTCGCGATCGCCCAGAAGGGCTCGACCGTCGCCGAGGTCGTGCAGCGGCTCGAAGAGCACGGTGCGTTGGAGTACACCGTCGTGATCAACGCCGCAGCGTCGACCCCCGCCGCGTACCAGTACATCGCCCCCTACTCGGGCGCCGCGATCGGCAACCACTGGATGTGGAACGGTGAGCACGCCCTGGCGGTCTACGACGACCTGTCCAAGCACGCGGACTCCTACCGCCAGCTGTCGCTGCTGCTGCGCCGGCCGCCGGGTCGCGAGGCCTACCCGGGTGACATCTTCTACACCCACAGCCGTCTGCTGGAGCGTGCCGCGAAGCTGAACGACGCCAACGGGGCCGGGTCGCTGACCGCTCTGCCGATCGTGGAGACCAAGGCCGGTGACGTCTCGGCGTACATCCCGACCAACGTCATCTCGATCACCGACGGGCAGATCTACCTCGAGCAGGAACTGTTCAACGAGGGTGTGCGTCCTGCCGTCAACGCCGGAAGCTCGGTCTCGCGCGTGGGCGGCAACGCCCAGGTGCCGGTCATGAAGAAGATCGCCGGGCGGGTCCGACTCGACCTGGCCAACTACCGCGAGCTGGAGTCCTTCGCCCAGTTCGGCTCGGAGCTCGACAAGTCCGCGCAGCGCCAGATCGCCCGGGGTGAGCGGGTGGTGGAGGTGCTCAAGCAACCGCAGTACGAGCCCGTCCCGGTCGGTGAGCAGATCGTCACCATCTGGGCGGTGACCAACGGCCGGATGGACGACGTCCCCGTCGACGACATCGAACGCTTCGAGCAGGAACTGCGCGACTACATGCGCTCCCGACACGGCGATCTGCTCGATCGCCTGCAGACCGCGAAGCTCGACGAGGTCGAGGACAAGCTGCGCACGGCAGTGGACGGGTTCGTCGACCAGTTCGAACCCTCGGAGGAGGACGAGGACACCGACGAGGAGAACGCCGGCTGGGACGTGATGTCCGCCTCCGAGGATGAGGATCAGGAGGACACCGAAGCCGCGGAGGCCTGACCGGTGGCCGGCGCATCCGAGCTGCGTGAGCTGCGTCAGCGGATCAGCTCGGTCGAGAGCACCAAGCAGATCACGCGCGCCATGGAGATGATCGCCGCGTCGCGGATCCAGCGCGCCATCCGACGGATGGAGGCAGCTCGCCCCTACGCCGAGCTGATCCACGAGATCCTCCGCGGGCTCGTGGCCTCGGAGGCGGTGGAGGACCACCCGCTCCTGGCCCCCCACGACTCGATCGACCGGGTCGCGATCTGCGTCGTGACATCCGATCGGGGGCTGGCTGGTGCGTACAACGCCAACGTGCTGCAACGCTCCGACCAGCTGATCCACCGCGAGGCCGACGACAACGACAACGACATCGCGCTGTTCGTGACCGGGACCAAGGGCGTCAGGTTCTACGCGTTCCGGGACCGTCCGGTGGAGGAGGCCTGGACCGGGTTCTCCGAGCAACCGCAGATCGAGGACGCCGCACCGATCGCCGACACGCTGATGCGGGGGTACGCCAACGAGGAGTTCGACCGCGTCTGGGTGGTCTACACCGACTTCCAGTCCCGGATACGGCAGGTACCCAACGCGATGCAGATCCTGCCGGTGGACGTGGAGGAACTCGAGGGCGGTGAGGAGCTGCCCGCAGAGTTCATGTTCGAGCCGGATCCTGAGGACATCCTCGACCGGCTCATCCCCAGCTACGTCGAAGCCAAGGTGTACGCGGCGCTGCTCGAGTCGGCCGCGTCCGAGCATGCCATGCGCCAGCGGGCCATGTCGCAAGCGACCGACAACGCGGAGGAGATGATCGACGATCTCAGCCGCGACCTCAACCAGGCCCGCCAGTCAGCGATCACCCAGGAGGTCTCCGAGATCGCTGCGGGCGCCGAAGCCCTGGCCGAGTAGGACCCAGACAAGGACGCGAGATGGCCACAGACGTACAGGCAGGCGGACAGACGGACCAAGCGACCGACGCAGACGGGCGGATCCTGCGGGTGATCGGCCCGGTGGTCGACGTCACGTTCCCGCCGGGCGCGGCCCTCCCCGAGATCCACTACGCGCTGAAGTTCGCACGCGAGGTCGAGACCGGCCAGGCTGAGGAGCTCACCGCCGAGGTGGCTCAGCACATCGGTGACCACACGGTCCGGGCGATCATGATGCAACCCACCGACGGGGTCGTCCGTGGGACGCCCGTGCGCAACACCGGGGGGCCGATCACGGTCCCGGTCGGAAGCGGTGTGCTCGGCCACGTCTACAACGTGCTCGGCCAGGCGCTGGACACCGACGAAGACATCGAGGCGGACGTCCACTGGCCGATCCACCGTGACTCCCCGCCGTTCCAGGATCTCGAACCCCGCACCGAGATGTTCGAGACCGGCATCAAGGTCATCGACCTGATGGAGCCGTACGTCCGCGGCGGCAAGGTCGGCATGTTCGGCGGTGCCGGAGTCGGCAAGACAGTGATCATCATGGAGATGATCCGGCGGGTGGCCGAGGAGCACGGCGGCGTGTCTCTGTTCGCCGGCGTGGGCGAGCGGACCCGTGAGGGCAACGACCTGTGGCTCGAGACACAAGAGTCTGGTGTCTTGGAGAAGGCGGCGCTCGTGTACGGCCAGATGGACGAACCCCCGGGTGTGCGACTGCGCGTGGCCCTGTCGGCCCTGACCATGGCCGAGTACTTCCGTGACGAGGAACGCCTCGACGTCCTGCTGTTCATCGACAACATCTTCCGTTTCGTCCAGGCCGGCCAGGAGGTCTCCACGCTGCTGGGCCGCATGCCGTCCGCGGTCGGCTACCAGCCGACCCTCTCCAACGAGATGGGCAACCTCCAGGAGCGGATCACCTCCACCCGGGGTCGGTCGATCACGTCGCTGCAGGCGGTGTACGTCCCGGCGGACGACATCACCGACCCCGCGCCGCACACCACGTTCGCGCACCTGGATGCCCAGACCGTGCTGTCGCGTGACATCTCCGAGCGGGGCATCTACCCGGCGGTGGATCCCCTGGACTCCAACAGTCGCATCCTCGACGCGTCGGTCGTGGGCCAGGAGCACTACGACGTCGCACAACGGGTCCAGCAGGTGCTGCAGAAGTACCGCGACCTGCAGGACATCATCTCGATCCTCGGCGTCGAGGAACTCGCGGAAGAGGACAAGCTGACCGTGGAGCGGGCGCGGAAGATCGAGCAGTTCTTCAGCCAGCCGTTCTTCGTCGCCGAGCAGTTCACCGGGATGCCCGGCAAGTACGTCTCGGTCGACGAGACCGTCGCATCGTTCAAGGCGCTGCTCGAGGGGGAGCTCGACGAGTACCCCGAGCAGGCGTTCAACTTCGCGGGGGGCATGGACGACGTCAAGAAGAAGGCCAAGGAGCTCGACGAGTCCTGAGCGGGGCGCGGTCGCGAGCGGCTTGGGCGCAGGACGGCACGAGCGAGGAGCATCATGGCGACCATGCGCGTGCAGGTGGTCTCCGCCGAGCAGGAGCTGTTCTCCGGCGAGGCCGCCGAGGTGTACGCCCGCTCGATGGAGGGCGAGATCGGGATCCTCCCCGGCCATCAGCCCGCGCTGCTCGCGCTCGACATCGCCCCAGTGCGTATCAAGCTCGAGGACGGCAGCTGGGAGTCGTTCGCCGTGCACAACGGCTACCTGTACTTCCGTGAGAACGAACTAGCTGTCCTGGCCGACATGGCCGAACCTGCCCACGAGATCGACCGGGCCCGGGCAGAGAGCGAGCTGGAGGAGCTGCGGGCTCGGACCCCCCAGGACGAGGACGAGGAGGCCGAGATCCAGCGGGCTGTGCGCCGCGCCGAACTCCGCCTCGAGATGTCCGAACGCGGCTGACCCGCGGGCCGTAGTCTTGTGACTACGCTGTGACAGGTGAGTGCCCCCATCAACCCTCCCGGCACGCGCGACATCCTCGTCGTCCGCGGCGGCAAGCCGCTGCACGGCGAGATCCAGGTCAACGGTGCCAAGAACGCCGCGTTGAAGCACATGGCGGCGTCGCTCCTCGCTGAGGGCCGCACGGTCGTCAACAACGTTCCCGCGATCGCCGACGTACCGGTCATGGGCCAGGTTCTGACCGGCCTCGGCGCCCGCGTCGCCATCGACGAGGACCCCGGCGGGACGTCGTACACGGTCACGATCGACGTCGACGAGCCCGGCTGGCAGGCTCCGCGTCGCTTCGTGACCATGATCCGCGCATCCGTCGCGGTCCTCGGCCCACTGGTGGGCAGAGTGGGACGGGCTCGCATCGCTCCGCCAGGGGGCGACCGGATCGGGGCTCGCCGGATCGACATGCACCTCACCGGCCTCGAACAGATGGGCGCCCAGGTCACGCAAGCCGACGGGGAGATCGAGGTCGGGGTTCCGGGCGGTCGCCTGCACGGCGCCGACATCACGCTGGACTTCCCCAGCGTCGGCGCGACCGAGAACCTGCTGATGGCGGCCGTCCTCGCCGACGGCCAGACAGTCATCGACAACGCCGCCCGGGAGCCCGAGATCCAGGACCTGTGCACGATGTTGATCGCGATGGGTGCCCGCATCGACGGCGTGGGAACGCCGACCTTGACGGTCGAGGGTGTTCCGGCGCTGCATCCGGTCACCCACGACACGATCCCCGACCGCATCGAAGCCGGGACGTTCGCGTTCGCGGCCGCGATCACCGGCGGGGACCTGCGCATCCAGGCAGCGAACGCCGGTCACCTCAAGCTCCCGCTGACCAAGCTCGCGGCGATCGGTGCCGACATCGAGGAGACCGACGGCTGGCTGCGTGTCCGCGCATCCGACGAGCTGCAGCCGGTCGACGTGGTCACCCTGCCCTACCCGGGGTTCCCCACCGACCTGCAACCGCAGCTGATGGTCGTTCTGTCCCAGGCGCACGGGACCAGCATCGTGACCGAGAACGTCTTCGAGTCCCGCTTCGAGTTCGTCGCCGAACTGACGCGGCTCGGTGCGGAGATCGAGATCGACGGCCACCACGCCATCATCCGCGGTCCACGTCCCCTGACCGGGGGACGGGCGCGCTCACTCGACGTCCGTGCCGGTGCCGCGTGCATCCTCGCCGGGCTGGTGGCCGAAGGCGAGACCCGCATCGACGACGTGCACCACATCGATCGCGGCTACGCGGCCATCGCCGAGCGCCTGCAGGGGGTCGGCGCCGACATCGAGCGCGTGGTGTGAGCGGGCCCGGAGACACCGCCGGTGACGAACGCTGGCCACAGCACCCGCCGGAGTGGCGGCACGACGCTCCCGACCCGCCCGAGGCCTTCCAGGTGCCGTGGTCCTGGCGCGACGGTCTCGCCCTGATCGGCATCGTCCTGGTCGCCATCGTCGTGATCAGCAGCTTCGTGGCGGCGTTGGGGCTGGATGCGCGATCCGACGTCGTGCTCCTCGGCTTCAGCATCGCCAGCGAGGTGGTCGTCCTCACGGCCGCCGTGGCGTACCTCCGGGTCCGCGGGGCGCTGACCTGGCACCTGCTGGGGCCACTGCGCCCCCGCAACAGACACATCCTGGTCGGGCTCGGGGTCGGAGCGGCCGGCTGGGTCGTTGTGATGCTGGTCCTGCAGATCGTCGTGTCGTCGGTGGATCCCGAGCGGTTGCCCCAGCAGGAGGCGTTGAAACGCGTCGCCGGTGGCGGGGTCACCACCGTGGTCCTGGCGGTCGCCGCTGCGGTCGTCCTCGCGCCGGTGGTCGAGGAGCTGATCTACCGGGCGGTGCTGTTCCAGGCGCTGCGTGGCCGTCTCGGGCTGTACCCGGCGATGGGGATCTCGTCGTTCGTGTGGGGGTTCACCCACCTGGAGCTCCTCGTCGACGAGTCCGGCCAGTTCCGATCCTCCGGGCTTCTCGGCGTGCTCGCGCTGGTGCTGCTGGGCTTCTGGCTGGCGGGCGCCTTCCACCGCACCGGCAGCCTGGTCGTGCCGGTCGCGGCCCACGCGACGTTCAACGCGATCGCGCTGGCCGTGGCGGTGATCGCCCCACCATCACCGACGTCCGGCGCAGTCTGAAAGCCCCCAGTGGCGCGGACGGTCACCGCTGCGTCACCGACCCAGCTGCGGCAGCGGTCGTGGCCGACCCTCGACACGGTTAGGCTCGGGCGTCCGAGCATCGCCGGATGGGGTGGCGTCGTGACAGGAGGCAGCCCGTGACGGAGGAGATCGCCAAGGTCGGCGTCGTGGGATGCGGGACGATGGGGTCGGGCATCAGCGAACTCGTCGCGCGCCACGGCGTCGACGTGACGTTCGTCGAGGTCGACGAGGACGCCGTCGAGGTCGGCAGGCAGCGGATCGCCTACTCCCTGCAGCGGCTGGTCGACCACGGCAAGCTCGACCCGTCCGAACGCGACGACGTCCTCGGCCGCATCACGGGGACCACCAAGTACGCCGCACTATCCGACGCCGACCTGGTCGTCGAAGCCGTGCCCGAGGATCTCGACCTCAAGCAGGACGTCATGGCCAAGGTCGACGACAACGTCGCCGAGGACACGATCCTGGCCACGAACACGTCATCGTTGCCGGTGTTGGACATCGCCGTGCACACGCGCCATCCCAACCAGGTGCTCGGCTTCCACTTCTTCAACCCGGCACCCGTGATGGCGCTGATCGAGCTGGTCCGCACGCCGGTGACGGACGAGGCGGTGGTCACACGTGCGGAGCGTTTCGCCGTCCGCATCGGCAAGACCCCCGTCGTCGTTGGTGACCGCCCCGGGTTCATCGCCAACCAGCTGCTGTTCCCGTACCTCAACCAGGCCATCGGCATGGTGGCGTCGGGGTACGCCACCAAGGAGGACGTCGACGCCGCCATGCGCTTCGGTGCCGGCCACCCCATGGGGCCGATCGCGCTGGCCGACCTGGTCGGACTCGACACCATGCTGGGGATCACCGAGACGATCTGGCGCCACTTCCGGCAGACCCGGTTCGCGCCCCAGCCGATTCTGCGACACCTGACCATCGCGGGGTACCACGGCCGCAAGACCGGCCGCGGCTTCTACCGTTACGCCGAGCCCGGCTCGTCCCAGGTCGTGGACGCCGACGAGCCGGCGCGGGACCCGGTCGACCCGTCGGTGATCGCCGGGTGGTCCCGCGTCGGGGTGGTGGGCACCGGAACGATGGCGACCGGGATCGCGCAGGTCGTCGCTCAGGCCGGGTACGAGGTCGTCGTCCGCGGGCGGGCTCTGCACAAGGCCGAGGGCGTGATCGACGGGATCTCCAAAGGGCTGCAGCGGCTGGTCGACAAGGACCGGCTCAGCGAAGGTGACCGGGTCGAGATCCTCGGACGCCTGCAGCCCACCGCGGATTTCGAACACTTGAGGCCGTGCGACGTCGTGATCGAGGCCGTCGCCGAAGACCCGATGGTGAAGCGCACCGTGTTCGCCGAGATCGACCGGGCGGTCGATGAGGACGCCGTCGTGGCGACGACCACGTCGAGCTTGCCGGTGATCGAGTGCGCGATGGCCACCACCCGACCCGATCGCGTGGTCGGACTGCACTTCTTCAACCCCGCCCCGGTGATGAAGCTCGTCGAGATCGTTCCCACGGTCCGCTCCGATCAGGACGTGATCGAGCAGTGCCGCGCGTTCATCGAGGACTGCGGGAAGGTCGGGGTGCTGTGCAGCGACCGAGCAGGTTTCATCGTCAACGCCCTGCTGTTCCCCTACCTCAACGACGCGATCAGGATGCTGGAATCGCACTACGCCACCGCCGAACAGATCGACACGGCCATGAAGCTCGGCACGGCTCACCCGATGGGGCCGTTCGAGCTGATGGACATCGTCGGCCTGGACGTGACGCTGGCGATCATCGGGCGGCTCCACGCGGAGCACCGCGAGCCGTCGTTCGCGCCGGCGCCTCTGCTCAGCCGCATGGTCGAGGCCGGCTACCTGGGCAAGAAGGCCGGCCGCGGCTTCTACGTCTACCGCAGATGAGCGCCGAGCAACGCGGCGGGGCGCTTCCTGCCGAACGCGGCCCCGCCACGACCCAACCGGGGGCTGGACGCCCCGGCACCCCGGTCTGGAAGGAGCTCGCCCGGTTCCTGCCGGACCTGGCCCGTCTCTTCGCTGACGTCATCCGTGACCCGCGCGTCCCGCTCCGGGCGAAGATCCTCGCCGCTGCGGTGGCCACCTATCTGGTGTCGCCGGTGGACGTGATCCCCGACTTCATCCCGGGTGTGGGCCAGATGGACGATGTGGCGTTCGCCGCCTGGGGCGTGCAGCAGCTGTTCCGATCCGCCGGCTACGACGTCCTCAAGGATCTGTGGGAGGGGAGCGACGACGGTTTCTTCCTCCTCCTGGTCGTCGCCGGCGTGGACAAGTAGAGGCTGTGGGCAAAGGCAAGCGACGAGGGCACCAACGCAGCCTCGCCCGCGCCCGCGCGCGAAGGGCGCAGCAGAACCGACTGGCGACGCGCCGCCGGCGGATGACCGCCGGTGTGATCGGCGCGGTCGTCGTGGTCGTGGCGCTGGCGATGATCGTGTCGCTGTTGCCGCCCCGCACCTCCCCCGTGGCCGATCAGACCACGCCCGGCGTCGCCTGCGGCGGTCAGGTCCCCGCCGCCGCTGGTCAGGACAAGCCCCGCTTCGACGAGCCGCCGGATCTGCGCATCGACCCGACGGCGGACTACCGCGCCACCATCGCGACGTCGTGCGGAGACGTGATCGTCGACCTGTACGAGGACCAGGCGCCGCGGACGGTGAACAACTTCGTCTTCCTCGCCGAGCAGGGCTTCTACGACGGGCTGACGTTCCACCGTGTGGTTCCCGGGTTCGTCGTCCAGGGAGGCGGCCCCGCAGGGGACGGCACCGGCGGCCCCGGCTACCGCTTCGAGGACGAGCTGGAACTCGCCAGGACCCAGGGGTATGCCCCCGGGGCGGTCGCGATGGCCAACTCCGGCCCCGACACCAACGGGTCGCAGTTCTTCATCGTCCTCCCCGGCGGCGCTGACGCGTTGCAGCCGCAGTACAACTTGTTCGGGCACGTCGTCGACGGCATGGACGCCGTGCAGCGGATCGCGGAGGTCCCGCTGGCCGGACAGTCCCCCCTGGAGCAGGTCTACATCGAGGATGTCACCATCGAAGCCGTGACGCGATCGCCCACCGACGCGGCCTCGCCGACATCGACCACGACAGGGACCTGACGTGACCGACCAGTTCGACGCACCGCCACCGATGCAGATCGATCCCGGACGCGATTACTCGGCGACGGTCGAGACCACCGAGGGGACGATCGAGTTGGACCTGTTGGTGGCTGACAGTCCGCGGACGGTGAACAACTTCGTGTTCCTGGCCCGGAACGGCTTCTACGACGGAGTGATCTTCCATCGGGTGATCGAGGGGTTCATGATCCAGGGCGGCGACCCGACCGGGACCGGCAGGGGCGGACCCGGGTACCGCTTCGAGGACGAGCTGGAACTGGCCCGGCAGCACGGCTACCCCCGCGGAACCGTCGCGATGGCCAACTCCGGCCCCGACACCAACGGGTCGCAGTTCTTCATCGTCCAGCGCGACGCGGCACTCCCGCCCAACTACTCGGTGTTCGGAGAGGTCCGGGACGGGCTGGACGTCGTCGACGAGATCGCCTCCACCCCGACCGATGCCAACGACCGGCCACGCGAGGACGTCACGATCCGCACCGTGTCGATCTCCGAGTCGTGAGGCGGCGGCGCGCCCCGTGACGCACCGTCGGCGATAGCGACCGCCTTGCCCAGACCGCGCGACGGCCGACGCCGCAACCAGCGTGTGGTCGCCATCGCGGTCGGTTCCGGAGTGCTGGCCCTGGTCGCGGTGATCGCTGTCGTCCTGGCTGCCATGACCACGGGCCCACGGCCCGAGGAGGACGTCGCGCGCCGCTTCGCCGAGGCGGCGCTACGTGGCGAGGCGGAGGCGTCCTACGCGCTGGTCACCCCCGCCTACCGCGCAGTGGTGACCCGCCGCGACCACGCGGTGCTGATGTCAGAGCTGCACCGGCTCGCCGGCGACGACGTCACCGTCGAGGTCCTCGGCTCGGAACGCACGGCCGGAACTGAGCCTGCCCAGTCGCTCGTCGGGTACACGGCTCAGACCGCGGCGGGCACCGCCCAGGGTGTGATCACGCTGTTGCGGTTGGGCGACCAGTGGCGGGTGGCCGAGGCCAGCTACCGGTTCGTCGACGCTCCCGAGGCCGAACGCGAGCGGCTGGGGGCGGTCATCCGCCGGCTCGGCGAGCAGGCCGCCGAACGGGCGGGTCACCTCCGTGGGGACTGACCCGGCGACAGGCGGCGATCCGTGACCGGCCCGCTCAACCCTCGTCGCTCCGGCGGGGCTCCTCGGCGTCACCGCCGGGCCAGGGCGGAAGATCCTCCAAACGGACGGTCTCGCGACGCACCCCCCGCTCGAAGTCGCGCATGCGCCGCGGGTAGCCCACCTTCGCCGCGTCGTACACCGGGACGCCGTG from Actinomycetota bacterium includes:
- the murA gene encoding UDP-N-acetylglucosamine 1-carboxyvinyltransferase is translated as MSAPINPPGTRDILVVRGGKPLHGEIQVNGAKNAALKHMAASLLAEGRTVVNNVPAIADVPVMGQVLTGLGARVAIDEDPGGTSYTVTIDVDEPGWQAPRRFVTMIRASVAVLGPLVGRVGRARIAPPGGDRIGARRIDMHLTGLEQMGAQVTQADGEIEVGVPGGRLHGADITLDFPSVGATENLLMAAVLADGQTVIDNAAREPEIQDLCTMLIAMGARIDGVGTPTLTVEGVPALHPVTHDTIPDRIEAGTFAFAAAITGGDLRIQAANAGHLKLPLTKLAAIGADIEETDGWLRVRASDELQPVDVVTLPYPGFPTDLQPQLMVVLSQAHGTSIVTENVFESRFEFVAELTRLGAEIEIDGHHAIIRGPRPLTGGRARSLDVRAGAACILAGLVAEGETRIDDVHHIDRGYAAIAERLQGVGADIERVV
- a CDS encoding CPBP family intramembrane metalloprotease, producing MSGPGDTAGDERWPQHPPEWRHDAPDPPEAFQVPWSWRDGLALIGIVLVAIVVISSFVAALGLDARSDVVLLGFSIASEVVVLTAAVAYLRVRGALTWHLLGPLRPRNRHILVGLGVGAAGWVVVMLVLQIVVSSVDPERLPQQEALKRVAGGGVTTVVLAVAAAVVLAPVVEELIYRAVLFQALRGRLGLYPAMGISSFVWGFTHLELLVDESGQFRSSGLLGVLALVLLGFWLAGAFHRTGSLVVPVAAHATFNAIALAVAVIAPPSPTSGAV
- a CDS encoding peptidylprolyl isomerase, which encodes MTAGVIGAVVVVVALAMIVSLLPPRTSPVADQTTPGVACGGQVPAAAGQDKPRFDEPPDLRIDPTADYRATIATSCGDVIVDLYEDQAPRTVNNFVFLAEQGFYDGLTFHRVVPGFVVQGGGPAGDGTGGPGYRFEDELELARTQGYAPGAVAMANSGPDTNGSQFFIVLPGGADALQPQYNLFGHVVDGMDAVQRIAEVPLAGQSPLEQVYIEDVTIEAVTRSPTDAASPTSTTTGT
- a CDS encoding 3-hydroxybutyryl-CoA dehydrogenase, whose translation is MTEEIAKVGVVGCGTMGSGISELVARHGVDVTFVEVDEDAVEVGRQRIAYSLQRLVDHGKLDPSERDDVLGRITGTTKYAALSDADLVVEAVPEDLDLKQDVMAKVDDNVAEDTILATNTSSLPVLDIAVHTRHPNQVLGFHFFNPAPVMALIELVRTPVTDEAVVTRAERFAVRIGKTPVVVGDRPGFIANQLLFPYLNQAIGMVASGYATKEDVDAAMRFGAGHPMGPIALADLVGLDTMLGITETIWRHFRQTRFAPQPILRHLTIAGYHGRKTGRGFYRYAEPGSSQVVDADEPARDPVDPSVIAGWSRVGVVGTGTMATGIAQVVAQAGYEVVVRGRALHKAEGVIDGISKGLQRLVDKDRLSEGDRVEILGRLQPTADFEHLRPCDVVIEAVAEDPMVKRTVFAEIDRAVDEDAVVATTTSSLPVIECAMATTRPDRVVGLHFFNPAPVMKLVEIVPTVRSDQDVIEQCRAFIEDCGKVGVLCSDRAGFIVNALLFPYLNDAIRMLESHYATAEQIDTAMKLGTAHPMGPFELMDIVGLDVTLAIIGRLHAEHREPSFAPAPLLSRMVEAGYLGKKAGRGFYVYRR
- a CDS encoding peptidylprolyl isomerase, which codes for MQIDPGRDYSATVETTEGTIELDLLVADSPRTVNNFVFLARNGFYDGVIFHRVIEGFMIQGGDPTGTGRGGPGYRFEDELELARQHGYPRGTVAMANSGPDTNGSQFFIVQRDAALPPNYSVFGEVRDGLDVVDEIASTPTDANDRPREDVTIRTVSISES